TTCAATGACTTTGACAGGATATGTTTTTGTTATCTTTTTGATACCAGTATAAATACCTTTTAGATGACCAAGATCCATATGAAAGGTACAGATGACAAAAAATTTAAAACCGAATTTTGCTAAAGATCCAATGGTATCTTCGACGATGAACCGAATTGTTTTCACGCGGACCGAAACGGTTCCAGGGAAACATGAAGCTATTTTTGAATAACCAAGAGGAATTGCAGGAAATAGTATAAAGTTATACCCTTGTTTTTTCGAGGATAAGATTTTTATCGCCTCTTTTGCTGCATCCCGTGCCGTAAGAAGATCAGTTCCAATCGGAAGATGAGGGCCATGTTCCTCAAGTGGACTTAAGGGAATGAAAAAAATTGTTTTGTCTTTGTCAAGCTGTTCGATTTTCTTCCAGGTTAGTTCTTCGAGGAGTATTAACTTCTGAGTATTGTTTTCATATTTTGTATGATTTCCAGTAGCTTTCATGTAATCACCGTACACCCATCCTCAGTTACGATGACTGTATGTTCTTTTTGTGATACAATACCTTTCTTTGCTTCGACAAGTTGAGGATACTGTCGTATCAAACCGTAATAGGATAGCTTTTTCAATACACTATCTGTCGAGTCATGAAACAGATCGAGACACCACCGATGCGCAAAGGGCAATGTTAAAAAGGTTGCTTTGAGTTTTTGAAAACTTTGTTTTATTTTATCATCACGAATAAACCTTGATTTTAATGAAGGCGTACAAAGATAAATATTACTTCCTTGTCCACTAACAACACGACCAGCACCAGTCGTTGCAAATGGTTCTATTGCAAGCACATCACCAACCTTTGGTGCACATCGGGTCATCCCAGCATTGATATTCGGGACTGACATCCCTGCGTGTAGTTCATACTCTTTCATACTATGACCCGTAAGATTTTCAATTGGTTTGAAGCCGTAGGAGGTAATGGCCTGTTCGATAACCTTGCCGACAGCACCAAGATCAGATCCTGGATGTATATGCTGAATAGCTTGATTTAATGCTTGTTCAGAAGCACGGATCAATTCACGATAGTTTGTAGTCCCAACTTCAACGGTAACCGCAGTATCAGCGATATACCCATCAACATGTGCCCCAACATCAAGTTTTACGACATCGCCTCGTTTAAAACACAGAGAATCTGTTGATAAAGGGGTGAAATGAGCAGCAAGCGTATTTACTGAAATATTTACAGGAAAAGCAAGACCTGCTCCTTGCTGCTGTATAAATTGTTCTACGCGTTGTACTACATCAAGAAAAGAAACTTTTTCTCTGATGATTTCAACACCGAGATCTCGAGCAGCAGCAGCAATCTTTCCAGCTTTTCTATATTTTTGATAGGTTTGATCATCCATGTTCAACCACAGCCATAATCTCCTCAGAAGAAACAACACCTTGACGTACAATAACTGGTTTTTCCGTGGTTACATCAACAATCGTCGAAGGTAAACCTTTCAATCGTCCTCCATCCAGAAAAACAGCAACATCACCGTGTAATTGTGCTTGAATATCCCTTGTACTTTGGGGTGTTTCCTGGGCATGTATATTTGCACTTGTTGCTGTTATAGGACCAAATGTTGAAAGCAGATGCAACGCAAGAGGATGATTTGGGATTCGAACTGCAACAGTTTCTCGTCCACCTGTGATTTTTTTCGAGATGCACTCTTTTTTTTGTATCAGCAGTGTGACTGGGCCTGGTAAAAAATGGTTGGCAACAATCTCGGCAAGTGGAGTTAGATAGCCGACTTTTTCTATTTCAGAGATAGATCCGACAGCAATGGGTAATGCTAATGTTTCAGGTCTTTTTTTTATCAAAAAAATTTTCTGAATAGCAATATCATTAAAAACATCTGCGCCGAGAGCATACAACGTGTCAGTTGGATATACGATAACTTCACCATTTCTTAATGCAGAAAGAGCACGAGCTATAGTTGTATGGTTCATACTCATGACTCTTTTGTACGAATGAAGTCCCCAAGGGTCAGGCCGGTTGTTCCATGTTGTGATATGGGAACGTTTTTCACTTCTTCCAAGAGTTGAATATTAAGTTCTTTTTCGAGTTTATCGATCATTTTGTCAGAAGGTCGTAGATCACCATTTTCAAGTTTTTGAATGGTTACTGTTCGTTCCCCAATCCGAAAACCGAGTTCCTCGCGGGTCAATCCCTTCTTTTCTCTAGCTTTTTTAATAATTTCAGACCAATTTGAAACTAATTCTTTTTGCATCTGCTGGTAGATGTCTTTTTCAGGTATTCGTGGTTTTTGTAAAGAGATATTTTTTCTATGAACAGCAGCGATCCTTGTTTCTTCAACAGTTTCAGCATGTTGGATACACTCAGGACATAA
This genomic interval from Candidatus Thermoplasmatota archaeon contains the following:
- a CDS encoding multiprotein bridging factor aMBF1, whose protein sequence is MPCEMCGCDKKGCRPAIIDGAKMLLCPECIQHAETVEETRIAAVHRKNISLQKPRIPEKDIYQQMQKELVSNWSEIIKKAREKKGLTREELGFRIGERTVTIQKLENGDLRPSDKMIDKLEKELNIQLLEEVKNVPISQHGTTGLTLGDFIRTKES
- a CDS encoding L-threonylcarbamoyladenylate synthase, with amino-acid sequence MNHTTIARALSALRNGEVIVYPTDTLYALGADVFNDIAIQKIFLIKKRPETLALPIAVGSISEIEKVGYLTPLAEIVANHFLPGPVTLLIQKKECISKKITGGRETVAVRIPNHPLALHLLSTFGPITATSANIHAQETPQSTRDIQAQLHGDVAVFLDGGRLKGLPSTIVDVTTEKPVIVRQGVVSSEEIMAVVEHG
- a CDS encoding creatininase family protein — translated: MKATGNHTKYENNTQKLILLEELTWKKIEQLDKDKTIFFIPLSPLEEHGPHLPIGTDLLTARDAAKEAIKILSSKKQGYNFILFPAIPLGYSKIASCFPGTVSVRVKTIRFIVEDTIGSLAKFGFKFFVICTFHMDLGHLKGIYTGIKKITKTYPVKVIEPWGPYFFHKEVEKREPSVGFDTKKEVHACFRETSLMKYQYPYLVDESYKNLQNIYRDLYSPRFIGKTFKEIGITEGYIGSPARADSDYGRWYFQQIVDTYVNSVLDLLTGKEEKHLPKQIQILMRSMFWI
- the map gene encoding type II methionyl aminopeptidase; protein product: MDDQTYQKYRKAGKIAAAARDLGVEIIREKVSFLDVVQRVEQFIQQQGAGLAFPVNISVNTLAAHFTPLSTDSLCFKRGDVVKLDVGAHVDGYIADTAVTVEVGTTNYRELIRASEQALNQAIQHIHPGSDLGAVGKVIEQAITSYGFKPIENLTGHSMKEYELHAGMSVPNINAGMTRCAPKVGDVLAIEPFATTGAGRVVSGQGSNIYLCTPSLKSRFIRDDKIKQSFQKLKATFLTLPFAHRWCLDLFHDSTDSVLKKLSYYGLIRQYPQLVEAKKGIVSQKEHTVIVTEDGCTVIT